ccaggttcgtcgttgagtacactatcgcaggcgctcctgtctctgatgcagcgtcaagggtaactgcagccatggtctcggagctgatagtccatgctgctgcaaacgtcgtcgaactgttcgtgcagatggttgtggtcttgcaaacgtccccatctgttgactcagggatcgagacgtggctgcacgatctgttacagccatgtcatctcgactgctagtgatacgaggccgttgggatccagcacggcgttccgtattactctcctgaacccaccgattccatttcttgtaacagtcattggatctctaccaacgcgagcagcaatgccgcgatacgataaaccgcagtcgcgataggctacaatccgacctttatcaaagtcgaaaacgtgatggtacgcatttctcccccttacaagaggcatcacaacaacgtttcaccaggcaacgccggtcaactgctgtttgtgaatgagaaatcggttggaaacttccctcatgtcagcacgttgcaggtgtcgccaccagcgcgaaccttgtgtgaatgctctgaaaagctaatcatttgcataccacagcatcttcttcctgtcggttaaatttcgcgtctgtagcacgtcatcttcgtgttgtagcaattttaatggccattagtgtatgtagCCTAATATACGAAATATGCGAAAAGTAatcatctgaatttctttgtgaaaaatcttaaagctttttaaatgaaacgaatGTTATGAACGTTGTAcgtctttactcttcatgtctacgtatttgcagcccgtCCCGTTACAGGGCTCCGCATTGAAGCATGTAGCAAGTCGGTGTGTAAAGCAACtttgttggtgcgtgagaaacagtgtgctgtaatcctGTTTCGAATTCGATGACGTCGTCCACATTTCGAGCACCCTCCCACTCCGCAAGACAATGCaaggccacacacgagcgctgcagcaATCCGACGCATTGGGTTCGCTGTATCATACTCCATGTGATTTTAATCTGTCTCCAAAACTTGAATAACACAatcgaggacttcactttaatcGAGACGAAGTGGCgagagcagaggtgaggttgtggctccgtaaacgaagtaaaacattctacagcaacggtatcaataaactggtcctTCGTTGGGAGAAACGAGTTCATCACCAGAGTGACTGTGTTGCGAAATAAATACTTATACATGCagactaaagatgtagaatgttaataaagttagttttatttaaaaagctttgttgttgttgtatttgtggtcttcagtccagtgactggtttgatgcagctctccatgctactctgtcctgtgcaagcttcttcatctcccagttcctactgtaacctacatccttctgaatctgcttagtgtactcatcccttcgtctccctctaagatttttaccctccacgctgccctccaatactaaattggtgatcccttgatgcctcagaatatgccctaccaaccgatctcttcttctagtcaagctgtgccacaaatttctcttctctccagttctattcaatacctcctcattagttatgtgatctacccatctattcttcagcattcttctgtagcaccacatttcgaaagctactattctcttcttgtctaaactatttatcgtccatgttttacttccatacatggctacactccatacaaatactttcagaaacgacttcctgacatttaaatctaaactcgatgttaacgaatttctcttcttcagaaacgctttccttgccattgccagtatacattttatatcctctacttcgaccatcatcagttattttgctccccaaatagcaaaactgctttactaatttaagtgtctcatttcctaatctaattccggcagcaccacccgatttaattcgactacattctattatccttgttttgctttttttgatgttcatcttacatcctcctttcaagacattgtccattccgttcagctgctcttacaggtcctttgctgtctctgacagaattacaatgtcatcggcgaacctcaaagtttatatttcttctccataggttttaatacctactccgtatttttcttttgtttcctttactgcttgctcaatatacagattgaataacatcggggaaaggctttAAGTGTTTTCAAATAAAAGGTTgggaggcattacgtttcagcacaCCCACGTAAAACAGAACTTGTCAATTTTTAATGCTGTTTCGAATAAGTATTCGCTGTTAAGGCCGTAAGACACTTTCCATTGCGCTAGAAAACTTTCTAAATTGCCGTTATTGAttactccccatcgcacccccctcagatttagttataagttggcactgtggataggccttgaaaaactgaacacagacaattgagaaaacaggaagaagttgtgtggaactgtgaaaaaataagcgaaatatacaaactgagtagtccattggtATGATAGGCATCATCTAGGACATTACAAGGGCaggtgcgccgtggtctcgtggtaacgtaggcagctgcagagcgagaggtctttggttcaaatcttccatcgaatgaaaggtttaattttttattttcagtttatgtgacaaactcttatgttttcatcacttttttgggagtggttatcacatccacaagaaaagctaatcgggcaagttagaatctttttacccattcgccaagtgtacaagataggtggtcgacaacatattcctgtcatgtgacgcatatgccgtcgccagtgtcgtatagaatatatcagatgtgttttcctgtggaggaatcggttgacctatgaccttgcgatcaaatgttttcggttcccattggagaggcacgccctttcgtctactaatcgcacggttttgcgatgaggtcgcaaaacacagacactaaacttattctagtgaacagagacgtcagtgaacgaacggacagatcataactatgcaaaaataaagaaagtaaacttttcactcgatggaagacttgaaccaagaacctatCGTTCTGTAGCTGTTCACGCTACcacgtttttttttcatttttttttgaaGCAGCTTTGTCTTTCTTAGGTTCCTCTTTCCCTATTACACTGGTAATATCCTCTACAGCTATTGGTTCTCCTTTTTTCTCATGTTCCACAGAGTCCTTCACAATAATACTTTCTTCAcctacttctttcttcttttcttcaataattttctcTGTAACTGTGTTCTCTCTCtcatctttttccttttctttttctgtatgATCAATATGAATTGTGTCTGCTCTTTCTCCTTCTTTAATAAGATCCTTTGGGACAACCTCTTCATTCTCTTCACCTTTCTTTCAGGCAGGTCTTCTGAAATATACCTCTCTTTTTCGACCATTTTCTCTGAAAGAGACACATCTTTTACATCATCCTTTTCTGTGATTTCTGGTATGGAACTTTTCTCTTCTACTTTTCACCTTTCTTCAGCAAACTCTTTGGAAGATGGCATATCCCTCAGGGaaggttttttttcttcttcagcctTTTCAAGTGAAACAATATATTGCTCATCTATATCCTTTGAAATGAGTTTTTCTTTTTCCAAATCTTTGCTTCTGTCTTCTTTAATTTTCTCTGTTGTGTGCTTCAAAACTGCTTTGCCCACTTCCTTAGATTTTTCTTCAACTATTTCGTATGGAACaggtttctctttttcttctaGCTTTTTCACTTCTGTAATATCTTCTGATATAACCTTCTCTTCTTACTTTTTCAATACTGTGTCCTTTGAAACTGGTTTCTCAgcttcctttgccttttctttGGGTATTCATGTGGAACAGCTTCCCCTTTATCTTCTGGTTTCTTCACTTCTTCACTGATATCGTCTGTAATAATCTTCTCTTCTTCCTTTGTCACTGTTGTGTCCTTCAAAATTGGTTTCTCCACTTCCTTTGCCTTCTCTTTAAGTATTTCATGTGGAAcagtttcctctttttcttctggtTTCTTCACTTTTTCAGTGATATCTTCTGTAATAACCTCCTCCTTTTCCCTCATCAGTACTGTGTCCTTTGAAGCTGGTTTCTCAGCTTCCTTTGCCGTTTCTTCAGGTATTTCGTGTagaacattttcttctttttcttatggtTTCTTCATTTCTCCAGTGACATCTTCTGTAATAATCTTCCCTTCTTCCTTTTTGTGTACTGTGTCCTTTGACACTGGTTTTACTTCTTCCTTTGTCTTTTCTTCGGGTATATCAGATGGAactgttttctctttttcttctggttTTTTCGCTTCTTCAGTGATATCTTCTGTAataactttctcttcttccttTTTCAATACTGTGTCCTTTGAAACTGGTTTTGCAgcttcctttatctttcttctggTTTTGCATGTGGTACTgctccagcttgttcttctggtttTTCCACTTCTTCAGTGACATCTTCTGTAATAACTTCCTCTTCTCCCTTTTTCACTACTGTGTCTTTTGAAACTGGCTTTGCATCTTCCTTTGTCTTTTCTTCGGGTATTTCAGATGGAactgttttctctttttcttctggttttttcacttcttcagttaTATCTTCTGTAtcaactttctcttcttcctttTTCACTACCGTGTCCTTAGAAACTGGTTTCTCGGCTTCCTTTGCCTTTTCTTCAAGTATTTCTTGTGGAactgttttctctttttcttctggttttttcacttcttcagTGATATCTTGTGTAATAACTTTCTCTTCATCCTTCATCACTACTGTGTCTTTTGAATCTGGTTTCTCAGCTTCCTTTCCCTTTTCTTCAAGTATTTCAGATGGAtctgttttctctttttcttctgcctttttcacttctgcagtgatatcttctgtaacaaacttctcttcttccttctttaCTACTGTGTCCTTTTAAACTGGTTTCTCAGCTTCCTTTACCTTTCCTTCGGGTATTTCATGTGGAAtaatttcctctttttcttctggtTTCTTCACTTTTTCAGTGATATCTTCCGTAATAACCTCCTCCTTTTCCCTCATCAGCGCTGCGTCCTTTGAAGCTGGTTTCTCAgcttcctttgccttttctttAGGTATTTCGTGTAGaacagtttcttctttttcttcgggTTTCTTCATTTCTCCAGTGACATCTTCTGTAATAACCTTCCCCTCTTCCTTTTTGACTACTGTGTCCTTTGACACTGGTTTTACATCATCCTTTGTCTTTTCTTCGGGTTTTTCAGATGgaactgttttttctttttcttctggttTTTCCGCTTCTTCAGTGATATCTTCTCTAATAACCTTCTCTTCCTCCTTTTTCACTACTGTGTCCTTCAAAATTGGTTTCTCGGCTTCCTTTATCTTCCTTCAGGTATTTCATGTGGAGtaatttcctctttttcttctggtTTCTTTACTTCTTCAGTGATATCTTCTGTAATAACtttctctgcttcctttttcactACCGTGTCCATTGAAACTGGTTTCTCAGCATCCTTTATCTTTCCATCGGGTATTTCGTGTCGAGcagtttcctctttttcttctgaTTTCTTGACTTTTCAGTGATATCTTCAACAATaacctcttcctcttcctttttcacTTCTGTGTCTTTCGAAACTGGTTTCTCAGCTTCCTTTGCCTTTTCTTCAGGTATTTCATGTGGAATAGTTTCATCTTTTTCTTCTGGTTTCTTCACTTCTTCAGTGATATCTTctgtaacaagtttctcttcttcctctttcaCTACTGTGTCCTTTGAAACTGGTTTCTCAGGTACCTTTGCCTTTTCTTCAAGtatttcttctgaaattgttttctctttttcttctggttttttcacttcttcagTGATATCTTCTGTAATAACCTTCTCTTCTTGCTTTTTAACTACTGTGTCTTTCGAAACTGGTTTTGCATCTTCCTTTATCTTTTCTTTGGATATTTCAAATGGAactgttttctctttttcttctggttttttcactttttcggtgatatcttctgtaacaactttctcttcttcctctttcaCTACTGTGTCCTTAGAAACCGGTTTCTCAGCTTCCTTTCCCTTTTCTTCAGGTATTTCTTGTGGAATAATTACCTCTTTTTCTTCTGGTTTCAACACGTCTGCAGTGATATCTTCTGTAATAatcttctcttcttcctttttcACTACTGTGTCCTTTGAAACTGGTTCCTCATCTTCCTTTATCTTTCCTTCGGGTATTTCATGTGGAACAGTGTTATCTTTTTCTtctggttttttcacttcttcaaTGATATCTTctgtaacaactttctcttctttctttttcaCTACTGTGTCTTTCGAAACTGGTTTCTCAGCTTCCTTTGCCTTTTCTTCAAGTATTTCTTGTGGAAtaatttcctctttttcttctggtTTCTTCACTTCTTTAGTGATATCTTCTGTAATAATCTTCTCATCTTCCTTTTTCACTATTGTGTCCTTTATAACTGGTTTTGCagcttcctttttcttttctttgggtATTTCAGATGGAaccattttctctttttcttctggtcTTTTCACTTCTTCAGTGATATGTTCTGTAataactttctcttcttctttttcactATTGTTTCTTTTGGAACTAGTTTCTCAGCTTCCTTTATCTTGTCTTCAGGTATTTCAGGTGGAACAGTTTTATCTTTTTCTTCTGGTTTTTTCACTTCTGCAATGATATCTTCTGTAataactttctcttcttccttTTTCACTAGTGTGtcagcttcctttggcttttcttcgCATGTTTCATGCGTCAAAGTCTCCTCTTTTTCTTCTGgttttatctctgcttcagtgaTATGTTCTATAATAACTTCTCTTCTTCCTTTCTCATTATTGTTTCCTTCAAAAGTGGTTTCTCAGCTTCTTTTGCCTTTTCTTCTGGTAATGCATGTGGAACAGTTTCCTCTTTTTTCTGTCTTTTTCAGTTCTTCCATGATATCTTCTGTAATAACCTTGTGTTCTTCCATTTTCACTATTGTATCCTTTGTAATCATTTGCTCTGGTTCTTTTATCTTTTCTTTATCCATTTCCTTTGGGATAGTTATTTCTTTTTCCTCTGCTTCCTTGATTTCTACAACAGTTGCTTCTGTTACTGCTTCGCTTGTATCTTTCTTCTCTTCCTCTATCATCTCCTTTGAAACTATTTCCCATTCCTCCTGAATCATCTCTTCTATTTCTTCCTTTGGTAAACCTGTGCTTTTTCTTCCTGTTTTTTAACATGTTCAGTGATTTCaggaacaattttctttttgtcttctatAATCATTTTTTGATCAATTTCCTTTGAAATTCTTTTCGATTGATCCTCAGATTTTATTTTGCTTGTTTCTTTCGATACTAGTTTCTCAATCACATCCAGCTGTTTTATTTCTTTGGTGATTTCTTCTCGAACAACTTTCTCCTTTTCTTCTATCTTTTCTTCAGCCATCTTCTTCAGCCATCTTCTTCCTTTGCTCCCCCTTCAACAATTCGTTTTCCAGCAACTTCAACTTTTGCgttttcttcttccttcttttcctCATCCACTTTCTTTACAGTTATTATCTCTTCTTCTGCCTTTATTTCAACCCTGTCATCAGAGGGagttttttcttttacttccaacTTAGTTATATCCTCTGTAATGACTCTGTCATCAGCCTTCTTCTCCAGAACCTGCTCCTTTAGTACTGCTGTCTCTTCTTTTGTCTTGAGTTCAGAAATTTCtgttggagcaggtttctcattttcTTCTAGTTGCTTTATTTCTTCAGGTATATCTTCAGTAATAACTGTCTCTTTGTCTTCTCCCTTATCTTCCTCTGCTGCCTCCTTAGAAACTAGTTTATCTTCTTTCATCTTCTCTTCAGCCTTTTCCTTTGGAGCAGGCTTCTCCTTTTCTTCTGCTTTTAACATTACCAATGTCACATCCTCTGTAATAGCTTTTATCTTTTCTTCagactctaccacgggaccacggcgctcctgagctcacgctatccatgatgttgcctatcttgcccatggactacttagtttgtatattttgcttattttttcacagttccacacaacttcttcctgttttctcaattgatctgtgttcagtttttcaaggcttatccactgtgccaacttataattaaatctgaagggggtgcaatGGGAACGTTCCCTTGTTAGCAACGAAAATAGCTCCACAAGTGGTGGTGCAGATTTATGCATTCAGTAACGATCGGTGTAGCATCGCACTGTAAGGTCGAAGATTTTGTTTGGCGGCACATTCTCAAAGAGTTGTAGGTGTTCCGCAACAAATTTTCTGCGGGATgattttctacacagtgataaGGCTGCTTATCCTGGACGATAGTGCCATGTTCCGTTATGAGGGATCTCAAGTCTGTAAGCTTGTAGAACATATTGTATAATGTCTTGTAAAAGATTTGGAAGCCGGTTTTGGTAGCGATCTCATTAAACTGCAGGAAAGGGTATCCCAGTCGAACTAATTACTTGTATTGCTAGGTCATCAGGAAATAAAAAGTTTGGTGTTAATTTGCTTCCTACACTTATTCcagttatttatttatgttatgtTTCGATGATCTTACAAGGTACCAGATTGCGAAGGAGTGAAAACAGGAAGTCACCTTTACTTATGCCCGTCTTTATTTCGAAAGATTCAGAGATTTCGACCACCACTTTTACTTCAGAGATTGTGTCTCGTAAATTGAGTTCCATGATGTTAATTGCCTTATTATCCATTCCGTATTCATGTAGTATATGAAACAGGGTAGTGACGTAGCTATCTTACTCACTGCAGTCTCTTAAATACGTCTGGGATAATGTGACACGGAGAAGTTCAAACAATTTATCTATAATCAAATAGTTTTTCTTTTATACTTGCTCGAATTTCCTGTTTTAACAAATACATCTACTGAAGGAGAGGCGAGTGCTTAGGAAATTTCCTCGACACTGCGAATCGGGAGATTAGCAGTCTCAAGAATCTATTTATGCTGCTTAGCCCATTCTTCTCCTACAAATAACCGCGCAGTTTGTTACAGTCTTCACCGCGAATTCCaccttaacacggaaattgcacatTTAGTCCGAACAATCTTTCTTCGAGGCAATTTTGCAGCTGAACAGAAAATTTATGGCGTGGACCGGGCTTACGTAAAGTGCCGCGTGTTTCCAGTAGTAGGGAAACCTGTTTCCTCCCCTACAATGTTTTCGGGAGAAGTGTGCTATAAAATGCTCTGTATTTAGCTTACTCGGTAACATTTTAGCTTCTACTTCGCTGCGAATAAAGCCCGAAACATGTGAAAACGTTTTAAAGAGACGAGTGCCATACGGTCACACACGCACTTTTAGCTCTGATGTAAAATACGTATTTTGTGATTTACCGAATTTCGATAGTTGCCATGAATTATCCTGACACAAAATAGTTAATTGCTAGCTTGCTAGAAAATTACGTGAGAATGTCGGAGTAATCCTAGTATTATACCATCAAAAAtagtctggtcaggtgaatacagggttataaatacaaaatcaaataggggcaatgcaggagtgggtttaataatgaataaaaaataggagtgcgggtaagctactacaaatagcatagtgaacgtattatagtggccaagatagacacgaagcccacacctactacagtagtacaagtgtatatgccaactagctctgcagattatgaagaaattgaagaaatgtattatgagataaaagaaattattcaggtagtgaagggagacgaaaatttaatagtcatgggtaactggaattcgacagtaggaaaagggagagaaggaaacgtagtaggtgaatatggattggggctaagaaatgaaagaggaagcagtctgttagaattttgcacagagcataacttaatcatagctaacacttggttcaagaatcataaaagaaggttgtatacgtggaagaatcctggagatactaaaaggtatcagatagattatataatggtaacacagagatttaggaaccaggttttaaatttaggatatttccaggggcagatgtggactccgaccacaatctattggttatgaactgtagattaaaactgaagaaattgcaaaaaggtgggaatttaaggagatgggacctggataaaatgactaaaccagaggttgtacagagtttcagggagagcataagggaacaattgacaggaatgggggaaagaaatacagtataagacgaatgggtagctctgagggatgaagtagtggaggcagcagaggatcaagtaggtaaaaagacgagggctagtagaaatccttgagtaacagaagaaatattgaatttaattgatgaaaggagaaaatataaaaatgctgtaaatgaagcaggcaaaaaggaatacaaacgtctcaaaaatgagatcgacaggaagtgcaaaatggctaatcaggcagggtaagacagatacagcctacaggaaaattaaagagacctttggagaaaagagagccacttgtatgaatatcaagagctcagatggaaacccagttctaagcaaagaggggtaagcagagaggtggaaggagtatatagagggtctatacaagggcgatgtacttgaggacaatattatggaaacggaagaggatgtagatgaagatgaaatgggagatatgatactgcgtgaagagtttgacagagcactgaaagacctgagtcgaaacaaggcccccggagtagacagcattccattggaactactgacggccttgggagagtcagtcctgacaaaactctaccatctggtgagcaagatgtatgagacaggtgaaataccctcagacttcaagacgaatataataattccaatcccaaagaaagcaggtgttgacagatgtgaaaattaccgaactatcagtttaataagtcacagctgcaaaatactaacacgaattatttacagacgaatggagaaactggtagaagccgatctcggggaagatcagtttggattccgtagaaatgttcgaacacgtgacgcaataccgaccttacgacttatcttagaagaaaaattaaggaaaggcaaacctaagtttctagcatttgtagacttagagaaagcttttgacaatgttgactggaatactctgtttcaaattctaaaggtggcaggggtaaaatacagggagcgaaaggctatttacaatttgtacagaaaccagatggcagttataagagtcgaggggcatgaaaggaaagcagtggttgggaagggagtgagacagggttgtagcctctccccaatgttattcaatctgtatattgagcaagcagtaaaggaaacaaaagaaaaatttggagtaggtatgaaaatccagggagaagaaataaaaactttgaggttcaccgatgacattgtaattctgtcagagacagcaaaggacttggaagagcagttgaatggaatggacagtgtcttgaaaggaggatataagatgaacatcaacaaaagcaaaacgaggataattgaatgtagtcgaattaagtcgggtgatgctgagggaattagattaggaaatgaggcactcaaagtagtagaggagttttgctatttggggagcaaaataactgatgatggtcgaagtagagaggatataaaatgtagactggcaatggcaaggaaagcgtttctgaagaagaaaaatttcttaacatcgaatatagatttaagtgtcaggaagtcgtttctgaaagtatttgtatggagtgtagcaaagtatggaagtgaaacatggacaataaatagtttggacaagaagagaataggagctttcgaaatgtggtgctacagaagaatgttgaagattaggtgggtagatcacgtaactaatgaggaggtactgagtaggattggggagaagagaagtttgtggcacaacgtgagtagaagaagggatcggttggtaggacatgtcctgaggcatcaagggatcacaaatttagcattggagggcagcgtggagggtaaaaatcgtagagggagaccaagagatgactacactaagcagattcagaaggatgtaggttgcagtaggtactgggagatgaaggagcttgcacaggacagattagcatggagagctgcatcaaaccagtctcaggactgaagtccacaacaacaacaacatatgacggTGTACCTAAAGTCTCCAATCTGTGGCGAAAAGACGTCTACTCggaagaataatgcaaaaccgagagaagtagatgaagttaaaaccgaatcgccactgctcaatattttagcaatgacgattagaaacaaagttcaGTTAACTTCATACATTTTTAAATACGTAGAGTAGctttttttaattaacagtagCCAGGGGAAAATTTGGAAGGAAGATTTTCAAAATATCTCATTAATGAAATAACCAACGGTCGCCAGTTCCTTACCGGAATAAGAATCATTAAATTGGAACTGAACTTGATACGCGTAAGCAATCCTACGTAAAaatagttattggcgtcatgacGTAGAACTCACCCTTTCAAGTACTTCGCACCACACATGTCATTTTAGTCAGgtaataat
This sequence is a window from Schistocerca americana isolate TAMUIC-IGC-003095 chromosome 4, iqSchAmer2.1, whole genome shotgun sequence. Protein-coding genes within it:
- the LOC124613778 gene encoding uncharacterized protein AH6.3-like, coding for MDTVVKKEAEKVITEDITEEDTVVKKEEEKVIREDITEEAEKPEEKEKTVPSEKPEEKTKDDVKPVSKDTVVKKEEGKVITEDVTGEMKKPEEKEETVLHEIPKEKAKEAEKPASKDAALMREKEEVITEDITEKVKKPEEKEEIIPHEIPEGKVKEAEKPV
- the LOC124613780 gene encoding chemotaxis regulatory protein ChePep-like, which codes for MIQEEWEIVSKEMIEEEKKDTSEAVTEATVVEIKEAEEKEITIPKEMDKEKIKEPEQMITKDTIVKMEEHKVITEDIMEELKKTEKRGNCSTCITRRKEIKPEEKEETLTHETCEEKPKEADTLVKKEEEKVITEDIIAEVKKPEEKDKTVPPEIPEDKIKEAEKLVPKETIVKKKKRKLLQNISLKK
- the LOC124613781 gene encoding chromo domain-containing protein cec-1-like, which encodes MLKAEEKEKPAPKEKAEEKMKEDKLVSKEAAEEDKGEDKETVITEDIPEEIKQLEENEKPAPTEISELKTKEETAVLKEQVLEKKADDRVITEDITKLEVKEKTPSDDRVEIKAEEEIITVKKVDEEKKEEENAKVEVAGKRIVEGGAKEEDG
- the LOC124613779 gene encoding golgin subfamily A member 6-like protein 22, which translates into the protein MVPSEIPKEKKKEAAKPVIKDTIVKKEDEKIITEDITKEVKKPEEKEEIIPQEILEEKAKEAEKPVSKDTVVKKKEEKVVTEDIIEEVKKPEEKDNTVPHEIPEGKIKEDEEPVSKDTVVKKEEEKIITEDITADVLKPEEKEVIIPQEIPEEKGKEAEKPVSKDTVVKEEEEKVVTEDITEKVKKPEEKEKTVPFEISKEKIKEDAKPVSKDTVVKKQEEKVITEDITEEVKKPEEKEKTISEEILEEKAKVPEKPVSKDTVVKEEEEKLVTEDITEEVKKPEEKDETIPHEIPEEKAKEAEKPVSKDTEVKKEEEEVIVEDITEKSRNQKKKRKLLDTKYPMER